The sequence below is a genomic window from Silene latifolia isolate original U9 population chromosome 7, ASM4854445v1, whole genome shotgun sequence.
TATCTTGGATCTTCTTGTTACTCTCACCACTCAATATGGCGGCCTGAACAGCTGCTCCATAAGCAACGGCCtcatcgggattgatgttctTGCAAAGCTCCTTGCCATTGAAAAAGACTTGCAAAAGCTCCTGAACTTTCGGAATCCTAGTAGACCCACCAACGAGAACAACATCATCGACAGTACTCTTGTCCATCTTGGCGTCTTTCAAACAATTCCTAACGGCCTTTATACACCTGTTGAACAGATCCATGCTCATTTCCTCAAAATTGGTACGAGTGATAGTGATGTTGAAATCAACATCGTCGTAGAGAGAATCAATCGGAATGGTACTCTCAGCAGCGGATGAGAGTGCTTTCTTGGCCTTCTCACAGGCTGTCCTCAGTTTTGCCAAAGCCTTAGGGTTTCCACTAATGTCTTTCTTAGTCTCCGTCTTAAACTCTTTTACGAAGTGATTAACCATTCTATTATCGAAATCCACACCACCAAGGTGCGTGTCTCCAGCAGTCGCTTTAACCTCAAAAATACCATACTCAATTGTAAACAACGTGACATCTAATGTCCCACCACCAAGATCGAAAACTAACACACGCTTCTCGCCAGTGCTAGTCTCATTCTTGTCAAAACCATAAGCCATGGCAGCAGCAGTAGGCTCATTGATGATACGTATAACATTCAAGCCGGAAATGACTCCAGCATCTATGGTGGCCTGACGCTGAGAGTCACTAAAATAGGCTGGGACACTGACAACAGCATTCTTTACTACAGTTGACCCGAGAAAAGCCTCGGCAACCTCCTTCATCTTAGTGAGGACCATGGAGGAGATCTCCTCGGCAGTAAATTTCTTTTCCTCGCTTTTGTAGTTGGCCACAATCATCGGCCTGTCACCTCGACCCTGGATAACCTTGAATGGCCAGTGCTTCATGTCATCTTGGACCGAGAGGTCGCTGAACCTCCTGCCGATCAGCCTCTTCACATCTGTCACAGTCAAACGAGAATATATATGCAAATTTTCTACCCTTTTTAAAATGGAGGTAAACTGCAGTAGTTTAATTAATTGTCAAATTCTCTCATACCGGTATCTAAAATACCATGCATTTGCACAGGAGTTACACTAGTTTGTAATCAATTGATTTTGATGTCTTTATAAGAAAGAGATCAaaagaagaagaataataataatcatttccAAGAAAAACTATAGCCATGAGGATGAATCTCCAAGACATAGTTTATCTACTTTCTCTATACTCCTCTGAAGCTTATCTGATAAGGAAGAGAAAAGAAATGCTTCCTCAATTGTCCAATTCCGAACTTCCCCTCAAGAAGCCTACGTTGCTTGCCAACCCCatctttagtttaatttcttGTTCGAATAATGTAATAATAAAGTCTGACTTCTAGAGTCGGCTATGTACTCTATAAGCTCCCTGTTTTTactgctgccaaaaaaaaaaatattttgatgtcTAATAATTACCCTTAAGATTTCTTATTAATATAATGAACCGATCTTTGactaaaaaaaagtaaaaataacgggtttttctaacatgtgcccttagaACATCACTATTAGAATAATCAAGTACAAAGCACGTAAATATAAGTATAGACTAACCGAAAATGGTGTTGATAGGGTCTTTGTCAACCCGGTCCATAGCAGCATCACCAATGAACCTCTGAGTATCAGTAAAAGCAACATAAGAGGGAGTTGTTCTTTTACCCAAATCGGAAATAATCTCGACATGATCGTGCTGCCAAACTGCTACACAACAGTACTTTGTACCAAGATCAATTCCGATTGCTGGACCTTCTCCTTTACCCGCCATTGTAGTGCACTCTTGTGAAATTTACGATGTAAAAGAAAGTGATAATATGTTTATGAAAATTAGAGTTCCAATGAACAAAATGCGGAGGGAGTTTATATAATTGTTTGATTACGAAAGTCTATGATCAAAGTCATTTAAAATTTGCTACCAATGTCTCTCGCTGCTTCCTACTTCCTGCTCCTTTTTTTATTAATCCGGAGCGAccaatataatatatatatatatatatatatatatatatgtatgacaCTATGACAGTATGACTACACTCATAATATGACTATTTAATGGATCTCGATAATTCATTAAGTTATACATAGAGATGATGTATATGGAGATATGATTATCAAACTAAATGGTTGTTATTACCTATGGTTTCCTGAATGGTTGTTACTACTTATGCATTGGTAATTGTTTGGGCCAAAATTTGCACATTAGACCGATATGATGGATTGGGCCAGGTGACAATGTAAGCCCACTGAAAGAGCACGAAATCAGGAAGAGGAGAATGGGCCATTGATGATGAGCCCAGCGGAGTATAGAGGAAAGGAGTTGTAGGTTACGGATAACGAGTCAAGGGGAGCAGAGCGGAACGTAGGCCCATCAGACGGACTTCGGCTATCTTCACGAGCAAATCAGACATAAGTGTCAAAATCAGACTTCGGCTCAGTTCCGCCCCTGGGTTCATCACATGGCTAGTATGCTTGAATGCATTGAACACAAGACATAATAAGATGAAGAGAATAGGGGTTTCTGATACCTCCCTCAACTGCAAAAGAGAATACTGAAAGCAGAAATACAAGCAGAATTGATTATGCCCTTCAAAAACAAGACATCATTGCTAGGGAAATTAAGGGGATGATAACAACTCGATATGCTTACAGATGCACTCAACTGAGGAAGAGTTTACCGAATTTTGTGATATGTTACAAATTTGAATATCCTTGTTAACCAGGATAATCAAAGAGCTTAAACACAAGGAATCAAAATGAGATAATTGACAGCATATCTTACAGACAATCAACAAATACAATTCTTGATGGAATCTCAGGATGATTTACATATGCCCCTGGATATTCATCTCTTATGTCGAGTCGATCTTGGAACCAGCCCCGATAGCaccataaacatcatcatccatgGACCATGGGATCTGCACCCTCCCCATGAGCAGCCTGTTACTTATTCGCACTTGTACTGAAATACAGTAATGCACACTATATATGTATTGTTTACTCACTGTAATTGTCCTGCAGTTCATTCATTTAATAATACCAAAATTTTCATATTCTCCATTATAATCCGGTTGCAAATACTCTCAAGCTCCGCCCTCTTGTCATCGAACTCATCAACCTCAGCTAGCTGGTTACCATCAAGCCATGTAATGGTCTGGTCAATAGCATCATCGATCTTCTGTTTCTTATCCGTCACCATGTTCCTAATGTTATAAGCGTACTTCTCCAAGGCATTTTTGGCCTCAGCCTTCTTCTTGCGTCCTTCATCGTCACACTTGTACTTCTTAGCCTCTTGAACCATCTTCTCGATCTCTTCCTTGGAAAGTCTAccgttgttggtggtggttaacTTGTGCTTTTGCCTGGTAGTCTTGTCCTCAGCAGAAACGTCGAGGATGCCGTTGGCACAAATATCAAAGCGCACTGTGATCTGGGGAACACCTTTGGGAGCCGGAAGGATGCCCAAGAGCCGGAACTTACCCAGCAAGTTGTTGTCACGGGTTTGGGTTCTCTCTCCCTCGTACACCTGAATTAACATACTAGACTGGTTATCGGAATGAGTGGACAACGCATATTCTTTCATGGTAGGAAGTGTCGTGTTTCTCTTGATCATTTCCCTCACGACACCATCGCCTGTATCTAAACCAAGGGACAGAGGCTTGACATCAAGAGCCAATATCTCTTGGATCTTCTTGTTACTCTCGCCACTCAATATGGCGGCTTGAACAGCTGCCCCATAAGCAACAGCCtcatcgggattgatgttctTGCAAAGCTCCTTGCCATAGAAAAAGTCTTGCAAAAGCTGTTGAACTTTCGGAATCCTAGTAGACCCACCAACGAGAACAACATCATCGACATAGATCTTGTCCATCTTGGCATCTATCAAACAATTCTTAACGGCCTTCATACACTTTCTGAACAAATCCATGTTCAATTCCTCAAAATCGGTACGAGTGATAGTGGTGTTGAAATCAACACCGTCGTAGAGAGAATCGATTGTGATGGTACTCCGAGCAGCGGATGAGAGGGCTCTCTTTGCCTTCTCACATGCTGTCCTCAATTTTGCCAAAGCCCTAGGATTTCCACTAATGTCTTTCTTATTCTTCCTGTTAAACTCTTTTACGAAGTAATTTACCATTCTATTATCGAAATCCTCGCCACCAAGGTGCGTGTCTCCAGCAGTAGCTTTAACCTCAAAAATACCATCCTCAATTGTAAACAACGTGACATCAAATGTCCCAGCACCAAGATCGAAAACCAAGACATTCTTCTCGCCAATGCTAGTCTCATTCTTGTCAAGACCATAAGAAATGGCAGCAGCAGTAGGCTCATTCATGATATGCATAATATTCAAGCCGGCAATGACTCCAGCATCTATGGTGGCCTGACGCTGAGAGTCACTAAAATAGGCGGGGACAGTGACAACAGCATTCTTCACAGTTGACCCGAGATAAGCCTCGGCAACCTCCTTCATCTTTGTGAGGATCATGGATGAGATCTCCTCGGCAGCAAAGTGCTTGTCCTCGCCTTTGTAGCTGCCGACAATCATGGGCCTGTCACCTGGACCAGGGATAACCTTGAATGGCCAGTGCTTCATGTCATCTTGGACTGAGGAGTCGCTGAACCTCCTACCGATCACCCTCTTCGCATCTGTCACAAGGTAGAAAACAATTGTAGGTGAGTAAACTGTCGCATAATGAGAATATCCATAGCAACAAAACTATTACAGTAAAAATTAGCATTGAGATAATTCTAGGTAAAATTTAAACGCTTTGCAAAATTCTAGAACCGAAAAGGTTTTAGCCTAGTGGTTAAGATGGAGGTATCGTGACAAACTAACAATAGATTCCCTTATACTGTATCAGCCTTGCGCCTCAATTAACACCAAAAAAACCATGGGATAGAACATTTTGTTCATTTTTTAAGCATAATTAAAAATAAGATTACCAAAAGTTTCCAGGTCTTTCATAAACAACGCACAAAGtatacaatttttttttgagTCAAATGCACAAAATACACAATTAACGGGGCTACATTAGATATAAACTTCACAAATCAAAACTAACACAAGAGATCAATGTAAAACTACCTACTCCCTCCAGGCCTCCCtacgtctcaattatttgtttacgttTCATTTATATACTCTACATAAAGaattaaaaaggtaaacaaatgaatgagaaaGAGAGAGTACATATAACTATCTAAGACCACTTTTTCTTGGCTCAAAGAAAATAGCAGTAATAGAGCTTAAGATGAGTTGGGCTTAGCGGAATAAAACTGAACTGAAAAGAACTGAGGTGAAACTAAGTCGGAAAGAACATCTAGAATAATAACGTATGAAAACACGACAATAGAATACTCTACTAAATAGACAAACTAGTGTAAGCATTACAACATCAAAAGCAGAGAGTAAACAAGTTGAAATCCTTTGAATGAatcaacaaacaatcatatttcAGCAAACTCCACAATGAACAAGTGAATAACAAAATCCAAACGAAGCGCGCATTTAGTCGCATTACACTAAATGGGAGGGGGAATTAACCCCGAAATTCAATTGTGCAGGATACCTCCGTCTTAACTACAAGGTTAAAACATTTTCGGTTCCAATATTAAAAGTAGAATATAAAAATATTCTACTTTTATTGTCCTCTTTACCCGAAATTTCATTTCAAATTAATTATCCTTTTTTGTAATTTTAGTATGGAGAAATATTATCTACCTTCTATTTTCACCGCCGATTAAAATACACAAAATATCATTTATTTTACTTGATCTACATGTCTTCTGACCCCACCCGATATATATTAATTTAGTCGGTTGTGGGAGAGAGGGGCAAAGGGAGAAGATCCGAAAGAGAAGGTTGATAGCATCCTCCTAGTATAGTACAGTATAATAATTGAGTAAACTAACAGAATTGCCATTTGGCCCATTTCCTTTAATTCAAGGGATATGATTGTAATTTTAGCCTATTCTTAAAGCTTTCAGCAAAGTGGAAAACACTAAAACAGGACAATAAAAAAGTGGAAGGAAGGGAGTATTAATTAAAGGCTAACCGAAAATGGTGTTGACAGGGTCGATAGCAACCCGGTGCAAAGCAGCATCACCAATGAACCTCTCAGTATCAGTAAAAGCAACATAAGACGGCGTCGTTCTGTTACCCAAATCATTTGAAATAATCTCGACATGATCATGCTGCCAAATTCCGACACAACAGTACTTTGTACCAAGATCAATTCCGATTGCCGGACCTTCTCTTCTACCCGCCATAATAGCCTTGTGTAAGGCgatatgattagagttatactgCTCTACTCGGTTAGTCTTGTGTAAGCGGTAAAAATAGTGTTCGAATGAACAAAAATAGGAGAGAGTTTGGGGGTTTATAATTGTGGGATTAGACCGGATAGTCAATGAACACATTACCAAAGTCATTTTAAATTTACTAGGAAAGTCTCTCGTTACTTCCTATGTCCACCTCATCCTATAGAACAACTTTACACTAAAGTTTTTGTGCTTTCTCATACTACCAGTACAAATTAAGTTCGTGTCCATTACTTTTTTTCTCCATTATCTTTAAACCATTTAGGATTTATTTGGTTATCTTTTAAATTCATGAAATTCTGAAAATCCCATGAATTACAATATTATAAACTTCTTTGGTTGCCAAAATCATGGAAAAGTGGAACTTCCTATGAAATTTAAGTTCCTTCATTATGGAGGAAGTCACTTATCTAACCTCTTAGCCTCCCTAGGTAAGTGACAATTCCCACACATGAATTTAATGCCCATATGCCAACCAAACACTTTTTtggcaattcacatgaattttcATTTTATGTAAATTTATCTTCttttatggcaaccaaacaaccccttagaTTATTTGTTCGCACAATTTAACGGTTACAAACATAAGTAATGAATGATGATGTCGGGGtgaaataatatataatataatcCTAGGTAAGGACAAGAAATGGAGTCCTCAGTGCTCGTACGGAGTATTTCATTACTTTCAATGTTTATGAATTTTTGTTCAGAATAAATGACATTATATAGATTTTAAGTGAAAAAATAGAAAACATGCAATTGGCCTTTTGTATTTTCCAAAGTCATGCAATTAAGTTTGGAGTATTATATTTTAGAACTCGGTTCTTAAAACTAAGAAAGAACATTTTACATTTAGTCacaaattataataaataaattttttaGTTTGAGTTTTTATTGACAACCTCAAGAATAAGAACCACTTTTATTATTGATCTAAAATCTCTACTTGAGAATGAAGTAATGATGGTAAAATTCAAATTCTTTTCAAAATACTCCGTTACTTTTAGATGTATGTTTTctgtacttttttttttattgtcaCCAAAagttagacctggcaaacgggtcTTGAGTCAATTCGTTTTTGGGTTTGCAAGAATTAGAGCCAAGTGATTCATTTTCAGGTGGGTTGTTTTGAAGTTATTCAGGGATAACGGTGAGTTTCCTATAATAAACGTTTGGGTCGGGTTGAATAAGTTCAAGttaattcgggtttcgggtcagaTTCGAGTCTTTAATTCGGGTGCGGGGCGGGTCATTTGGATCGGTTCAGTTTGCCAAAGCCAACAAGTACCTATTTTTATAATCATTTTATCATGCACATGTCAATTAGCTTAATTGTTAAAGTTATGAAAGGTGGTGTTCGTGACCTGAGTTAAAATCCCGTAGACCACTTTCTCGGTATCCATTTATGCATTATTCGTACTTCATAGAGCTgacaaacaatgacacgacacgaaaacacgacacgacacgaaccctacacgaaattaacgggtttgggttgaggcttaatgacccatttatgtaagtggatCGACACAAACACGATACCATATCTATTTGGGTTGGGTTTTgattgagctctctaaacacgaacctgacacgaatgacctgtttacGAAATTAATTCTAATCTTTCTTGATTCTCCATCACATAATACACTTAAATTTTCCAAATATGGACATGACAcgaaaacccgacacgaaattaacagGTTAGGGTTGAAGCTTGATGATCCATTTATGTAAGTGAGTCGAAACAAACACGACACaatatttaattgggtcgggtatGGGTTGGAGGGTTTGTGACcagtttacatgtgacacgaacacaaacccaacacgacccgatctgtttgccacgTCTAATTATTCATAATATTTTTATTCTTGACCGTATATCAATATGACTCTTTCATTTGATACATGTTTTCTTAACAATCGTATCTATTTTATGATATTTTCTAACCGTTTTTATTAGTACACCATTACGTATAATAGTACCTATTCTATTACTGTGTATTATCTATACTATATAATTAAAAGGATGCCTTAAcccatttaattttattccacatCATCTTTATACTTTAATTTTATTCCACATGGGATTTGTACATTCATTAATTCTTATCATTTTTATCTATGGAATAATAATTAAATCTATacaatacaatatagttaaaaggttaACTAAAGCATTGacattattataattaattataGTTATTATTTGATTATATAAAGATCATAATTAATAAAATTAGAATAACAAAAAAGCCATTAAAAATAAAAACCGCAAAATCTCTAAAAATTAGATAATTTTAGCCCTTGAAAAGCAAACGAGgattaaataggaaaacaaataAAGGAGTTGACAAGAGTCATAGGTACGAGTACCGTGTTATTATGTttaattttcataatttattaCATCCTATTTTACCATTTGCCATGTTTTCAAATAATTCGTGTTTATACAAGTAGTATTAACCAAAAGAGGGAGACTTATATAAGACCCATGATTTTTTCAGGGGTTTCAATTCAAAACTAGTTTTTAATTCAAATTGTAACATATCTCTCAATAGGTTTATTAAAATACCATTTTTCAAGAAACTTAGTATAACTACCCGAATTTACTTTATATATTTGTAAATATATCAATTGGTATAATATTTGTGTATTACGAAacagctggggcaatctccttcggggtactgaaggtAATTTAATAGGCAAGTTTggttttttcattcgcaagagtctggaatcgaacccctgaccacttgtttaagagatgagagcccttaccactcacaccagccaactttggttgTATTACTTTTTATGTGGGGTACTTTGAATACGGCTATCTTTAAAGCAAAATattaataattcaaaaaaaaatttaatgtcaCCGTCCAAGCATTCTCTACCACCAAAAATGCCAAACGTTCTAGCGTTGGGGCCTTTTTTCGTCTTATTGTATCAATTATGGGGGGTGAAACAGTAGATTGTAAATTTTCACCATATTCGAAACTTTTAGTATGACTCATTAATTTACTAATTTACTAGTTTTATACCAGTGCAAAAAGATGCACAAATTTACTATTTAAATTTAGTTAAttataaaacgataaataaaaatacaCAGATTATTATTAAAATCTATATTATGTGTTCACATATGAAATTAgctatattaatattaattattattaatcacaAATAGGTATTGTAAACTTTCGAAAATATGAAATTGGTCATATATAAAATATACATAATGTAAAGTTTAAGGTCATATAAAAAGAGATTGTATATTGTAAactttttaaaataaaatgaGAAATTGATGAAGTTTTTTAGTGGTGGGATAGGGGGTAAAAAAAAAAGTCTTTTGGCTTTCTAGTCTTAAGGAGCCAATCAGAAAAGTTTAAAAAACTCAGCTTTTATATATAGAAGATGTGTGATAAATTGATGAATCTATTAATCtgtttttcaaaaacaaaatactTGATTGAGTTCT
It includes:
- the LOC141592579 gene encoding heat shock cognate 70 kDa protein 2-like is translated as MAGKGEGPAIGIDLGTKYCCVAVWQHDHVEIISDLGKRTTPSYVAFTDTQRFIGDAAMDRVDKDPINTIFDVKRLIGRRFSDLSVQDDMKHWPFKVIQGRGDRPMIVANYKSEEKKFTAEEISSMVLTKMKEVAEAFLGSTVVKNAVVSVPAYFSDSQRQATIDAGVISGLNVIRIINEPTAAAMAYGFDKNETSTGEKRVLVFDLGGGTLDVTLFTIEYGIFEVKATAGDTHLGGVDFDNRMVNHFVKEFKTETKKDISGNPKALAKLRTACEKAKKALSSAAESTIPIDSLYDDVDFNITITRTNFEEMSMDLFNRCIKAVRNCLKDAKMDKSTVDDVVLVGGSTRIPKVQELLQVFFNGKELCKNINPDEAVAYGAAVQAAILSGESNKKIQDILALDVKPMSLGLETGDGVVTESIRRNTTLPTMKEHVFSTCSDNQSRVLIQVYEGEKFQIRDNILLGKFELLGIPLAARGVPQITVRFDINANGILDVSAEDKLTITKDKGRLSKEEVEKMGEEAKKYKSDDEEQKKKDEAINALEEYALNIGNMVPDEAVNKCSSLDKKKINDAIDKTFSWLDDNQLAEADEYEDKIKELTSICNTIIGKKKDEAKNALKEYALNIGNMVNYKKKKIDIAIGQTMIWLEDNKLAEIDEFDDKRTELKNIYNQIIMENMKI
- the LOC141592583 gene encoding heat shock cognate 70 kDa protein 2-like, which codes for MTLVMCSLTIRSNPTIINPQTLSYFCSFEHYFYRLHKTNRVEQYNSNHIALHKAIMAGRREGPAIGIDLGTKYCCVGIWQHDHVEIISNDLGNRTTPSYVAFTDTERFIGDAALHRVAIDPVNTIFDAKRVIGRRFSDSSVQDDMKHWPFKVIPGPGDRPMIVGSYKGEDKHFAAEEISSMILTKMKEVAEAYLGSTVKNAVVTVPAYFSDSQRQATIDAGVIAGLNIMHIMNEPTAAAISYGLDKNETSIGEKNVLVFDLGAGTFDVTLFTIEDGIFEVKATAGDTHLGGEDFDNRMVNYFVKEFNRKNKKDISGNPRALAKLRTACEKAKRALSSAARSTITIDSLYDGVDFNTTITRTDFEELNMDLFRKCMKAVKNCLIDAKMDKIYVDDVVLVGGSTRIPKVQQLLQDFFYGKELCKNINPDEAVAYGAAVQAAILSGESNKKIQEILALDVKPLSLGLDTGDGVVREMIKRNTTLPTMKEYALSTHSDNQSSMLIQVYEGERTQTRDNNLLGKFRLLGILPAPKGVPQITVRFDICANGILDVSAEDKTTRQKHKLTTTNNGRLSKEEIEKMVQEAKKYKCDDEGRKKKAEAKNALEKYAYNIRNMVTDKKQKIDDAIDQTITWLDGNQLAEVDEFDDKRAELESICNRIIMENMKILVLLNE